From the genome of Rathayibacter sp. VKM Ac-2759, one region includes:
- a CDS encoding alpha/beta hydrolase: MHLTSEQILDDGTTEREFTLGDFSGILWTPAAASSSTPVPLILLGQPGGFGIRRMYPRLVARALSAAAQGFAAVSIELPGAGTRIPLPGVEQARADLIRAISTGDQPGADLVDRLILPLTDQAVPEWQITLDEVLDLPEIGEKVGFSGGVIAIGTRLAAIDSRIAAAGLFAGSYVPRVTMEEARQVTIPLHVLLQWDDEGNDRGMALDLFDAFSSTEKTLCANMGGHTGVPRFAGEDAVRFFARHLG; this comes from the coding sequence CTCACTTCTGAACAGATTCTCGACGACGGCACCACCGAGCGTGAGTTCACTCTCGGTGATTTCTCCGGCATTTTGTGGACGCCAGCAGCAGCTTCCTCGTCCACGCCAGTTCCACTCATTTTGTTGGGCCAGCCCGGCGGGTTTGGGATTCGACGGATGTATCCCCGCCTCGTTGCACGGGCGCTCAGCGCCGCAGCGCAAGGCTTCGCTGCGGTCTCCATAGAGCTGCCTGGGGCGGGCACCCGCATCCCGCTACCCGGCGTAGAGCAGGCTCGAGCAGACCTCATCCGTGCAATCTCCACGGGCGACCAGCCCGGAGCGGACCTTGTAGACCGACTGATCCTTCCGCTCACCGACCAGGCTGTACCAGAGTGGCAGATCACTCTCGACGAGGTCCTCGACCTCCCCGAGATCGGCGAGAAAGTTGGCTTCTCGGGCGGCGTGATCGCGATTGGCACACGCCTCGCGGCCATCGACTCGCGTATCGCGGCAGCGGGACTCTTCGCTGGCAGCTACGTGCCGCGTGTCACGATGGAAGAGGCGCGCCAGGTCACCATCCCGCTGCACGTTCTCCTCCAGTGGGATGACGAGGGGAATGACCGGGGAATGGCTCTCGATCTTTTCGACGCCTTCTCATCGACTGAGAAGACGCTCTGCGCCAATATGGGTGGTCATACAGGCGTCCCGCGATTCGCAGGTGAGGATGCCGTCCGCTTCTTCGCCCGCCATCTCGGCTGA
- a CDS encoding DUF2637 domain-containing protein — protein MATSVLDKQAGRHWAVVTAVAGTVFIAAGAFWLSFTALSDLAARSGIGEEQAWAWPLIVDGIIVVATVAVVALAGQRSAWYPWALLVGGAAVSVTANAIHAVVAADADVPGVLAASVAAVPPVVLLAITHLTVILTRPLPTAGEPSTAEETPQVSGTTTAQRSPVAPPRVGSTLLKRLPAVEEAPLRTVAAADRRDHARELHGRGWSNKKIARELQVHPSTVGRWFASAHLPDDTEDADVEEAENS, from the coding sequence ATGGCCACCTCCGTTCTCGACAAGCAGGCGGGCCGGCACTGGGCGGTAGTGACGGCTGTGGCCGGGACGGTGTTCATCGCCGCCGGGGCGTTCTGGCTCAGCTTCACGGCGTTGTCGGATCTCGCCGCCCGGTCCGGGATCGGTGAGGAACAAGCGTGGGCTTGGCCGCTGATCGTGGACGGGATCATCGTGGTCGCCACGGTCGCCGTCGTCGCTCTGGCCGGACAGCGGTCGGCCTGGTACCCATGGGCGCTGCTGGTCGGCGGGGCCGCCGTGTCTGTGACCGCGAACGCGATTCACGCCGTCGTCGCCGCCGACGCCGATGTCCCAGGTGTGCTGGCCGCGAGTGTGGCGGCAGTCCCGCCGGTTGTGCTGCTGGCGATCACCCATCTGACCGTCATCCTCACCCGCCCCCTCCCCACCGCTGGGGAGCCGTCAACCGCTGAGGAGACGCCGCAAGTCTCAGGCACCACGACCGCGCAACGAAGCCCCGTCGCACCGCCGCGCGTTGGGAGCACGCTCTTGAAACGACTCCCCGCTGTTGAGGAAGCACCGCTCCGCACGGTTGCTGCCGCGGATCGGCGCGACCATGCCCGGGAGCTCCATGGCCGGGGGTGGTCTAACAAGAAGATTGCCCGCGAGCTCCAGGTGCATCCCTCGACTGTGGGCCGGTGGTTCGCCAGCGCGCACCTTCCCGACGACACCGAAGATGCCGACGTCGAGGAGGCGGAGAACTCATGA
- a CDS encoding AraC family transcriptional regulator, with amino-acid sequence MEPVAYDCVKVIFVRHGSAIVRSEFGEKPVKVGDVIALAADTLCGSEPEGSITVSTLYLDHEYIIDQVFWQHAALLADRWDAQGFANELYSEPAQIVRLGEERAGMLMPWLDELVALSIDGADSDRFFRMQALLFAVLDVITPYMRTTPVRRIPSDRKTTRRPGPPSLRRFAPLRAEAREALELLHNHPEKQWTLQVLAAAVHLSPSQLGRVFVDAYGKTPMTYLSTVRAEGLARLLRDTDLPVEVAMRQVGWQSRGHAARMFRQAVGVTPVRYRQLSRQTFTV; translated from the coding sequence ATGGAGCCGGTGGCCTACGACTGTGTCAAGGTGATCTTCGTTCGTCATGGCTCCGCGATCGTGCGAAGTGAGTTCGGCGAGAAACCCGTAAAAGTCGGTGACGTCATCGCTCTTGCTGCCGACACGCTGTGTGGAAGCGAGCCCGAAGGCTCAATCACTGTCAGCACCCTTTACCTCGACCATGAATACATCATCGACCAGGTGTTTTGGCAGCACGCCGCGCTGCTCGCCGACCGATGGGATGCGCAAGGCTTCGCTAACGAGCTGTACTCCGAACCAGCCCAAATAGTGCGCCTCGGCGAGGAGCGCGCCGGGATGCTCATGCCCTGGCTGGACGAACTAGTGGCACTGAGCATCGACGGCGCAGATTCGGATCGGTTCTTTCGGATGCAAGCCCTACTTTTCGCGGTGCTCGACGTGATTACTCCCTATATGAGGACCACCCCAGTGCGCCGCATTCCTAGCGATCGGAAGACGACCCGCCGGCCTGGCCCTCCGTCGCTTCGCCGGTTTGCACCGTTGCGCGCCGAAGCCCGAGAGGCGCTCGAACTGCTCCACAACCACCCCGAGAAACAGTGGACACTCCAAGTTCTCGCCGCTGCTGTGCACTTGTCGCCGTCGCAACTCGGCCGAGTGTTTGTGGATGCCTACGGTAAGACGCCAATGACCTACCTGTCGACCGTGCGCGCCGAGGGTTTAGCGCGATTGCTGCGAGACACAGACCTACCCGTCGAAGTGGCGATGCGGCAGGTGGGCTGGCAGAGCCGGGGCCATGCCGCAAGGATGTTTCGCCAAGCCGTTGGAGTAACTCCGGTCAGGTACCGACAACTGAGCCGACAAACGTTCACAGTCTGA
- a CDS encoding ImmA/IrrE family metallo-endopeptidase, which yields MARTREQSQEAREAKLDELHERLTGAVEQLVSGDDWARALAFAARFRARSFSNTLLIWAQHEAAYEAGRVPDPMPSFVAGYRQWQGLGRQVEKGQSGYMIFAPVTGRFASSNPAASDSWRRLGKGDRPRPGEVVRSKMIAARPAYVWDVAQTAGDPIPEPPSPRLLKGEAPAGLWRGLATVVEERGFEVLRVPHEGMIHGANGMTDYTAKTVAVRENMDPASQVKTLAHELGHVLMHVPDAENARQHRGIGEVEAESVALMIGAAHGMDTSGYTIPYVSTWAARVDGKEPVEIVKTTGERVRKTAMGILDQLDTTQIGDGTPPGLDRETPQRTQPGSERSAPERAALLHDAGARVTTVATATARERGM from the coding sequence ATGGCCAGAACGCGGGAGCAATCCCAGGAGGCGCGGGAGGCAAAGCTCGACGAGCTGCATGAGCGCCTGACCGGCGCTGTGGAACAGCTCGTCTCCGGTGATGACTGGGCTCGGGCGCTCGCGTTCGCGGCACGGTTTCGGGCGCGATCGTTTTCCAACACGTTGCTGATCTGGGCGCAGCATGAGGCCGCCTACGAGGCAGGTCGCGTGCCCGACCCGATGCCGTCCTTTGTCGCGGGTTACAGGCAGTGGCAGGGGTTGGGCCGTCAGGTGGAGAAGGGCCAGTCGGGGTACATGATCTTCGCCCCGGTAACGGGACGCTTCGCCTCATCGAATCCCGCTGCCTCCGATTCATGGCGTCGGCTTGGGAAGGGCGATAGGCCCCGGCCGGGCGAGGTCGTGCGGTCGAAGATGATCGCCGCCCGCCCTGCCTACGTGTGGGATGTCGCGCAGACGGCTGGAGACCCGATCCCGGAACCGCCCTCACCACGCCTGCTGAAAGGCGAGGCACCTGCCGGTCTATGGCGCGGACTGGCAACCGTGGTCGAGGAGCGCGGGTTTGAGGTGCTGCGGGTCCCGCATGAGGGGATGATCCACGGTGCCAACGGGATGACGGACTACACCGCGAAGACGGTGGCGGTGCGAGAAAACATGGACCCGGCCTCGCAGGTGAAGACTCTCGCTCACGAACTCGGTCATGTGCTCATGCACGTCCCTGACGCCGAGAACGCTCGCCAGCATCGTGGAATCGGGGAGGTCGAGGCAGAGTCGGTCGCGCTGATGATCGGCGCTGCCCACGGCATGGACACGTCTGGTTACACGATTCCGTACGTGTCGACGTGGGCGGCCAGGGTCGACGGAAAGGAGCCGGTCGAGATCGTCAAGACCACCGGTGAGCGGGTTCGCAAGACCGCGATGGGAATCCTCGACCAGCTCGATACCACCCAGATCGGGGACGGCACCCCACCGGGTTTGGACCGCGAGACACCGCAACGGACCCAGCCCGGTAGCGAACGGTCAGCGCCCGAACGCGCAGCGTTACTACATGACGCTGGCGCGCGGGTCACGACCGTAGCAACCGCAACGGCGCGAGAGAGAGGCATGTGA
- a CDS encoding bifunctional DNA primase/polymerase: MALPDVFARALTRPSAPQSLPAAAEELARVGVPVFPCIPGGKRPLTEHGFHDATTDADRVAAWWGRSPGANIGVPTGAPSGMVVVDVDVHGPIDGFRGFSRAHRADLLDGWQLLVSTPSGGMHAYYRSTPGQVQRSWQAARAGIDFRGDGGYIVVPPSRMSIAGDVVGYRVRRVEAGTSSVLDSDRLRDFLDPRPTVREPMNTARRQGADVSRLAAWVAGRAEGERNRSLFWAACRLAENGLPTSNALDVLGAAASDAGLGEREIITTIRSAYRAAHPDREAASASVRALAPSEADIWFAGDPAAVGPSNTRVL, translated from the coding sequence ATGGCCCTTCCAGACGTGTTCGCCCGTGCGCTGACGCGACCATCCGCCCCGCAGTCGTTGCCTGCTGCCGCCGAAGAGCTGGCCCGCGTGGGAGTACCGGTGTTCCCGTGCATACCGGGCGGGAAGCGACCGCTGACCGAGCACGGCTTCCACGACGCCACCACCGACGCCGACCGAGTAGCCGCATGGTGGGGCCGGTCTCCCGGGGCGAACATCGGCGTCCCGACCGGCGCACCCTCGGGAATGGTCGTGGTGGATGTCGATGTCCATGGCCCTATCGATGGGTTTCGTGGTTTCTCGCGCGCCCATCGAGCGGATCTGCTGGACGGGTGGCAGCTCCTGGTATCCACGCCGTCCGGCGGGATGCACGCCTACTACCGATCAACGCCTGGTCAGGTGCAACGGTCCTGGCAGGCGGCGCGCGCGGGGATCGACTTCCGTGGCGACGGCGGATACATCGTCGTCCCACCCTCACGGATGTCCATCGCCGGAGACGTTGTCGGTTATCGGGTGCGGCGGGTCGAGGCCGGAACGTCCTCGGTGCTCGACTCGGATCGGTTGCGAGATTTCCTCGACCCGCGCCCCACAGTTCGCGAGCCCATGAATACAGCTCGGCGGCAAGGTGCGGATGTGTCGCGGTTGGCGGCGTGGGTCGCTGGACGCGCGGAGGGTGAGCGGAACCGCAGCCTGTTCTGGGCCGCGTGCCGGCTTGCGGAGAACGGCCTGCCAACCTCCAATGCCCTCGACGTACTGGGCGCTGCTGCTTCGGATGCGGGTTTGGGTGAACGGGAGATCATCACAACCATCCGTTCTGCCTACCGTGCCGCTCATCCCGACAGGGAGGCGGCCTCGGCCTCGGTGCGAGCCTTGGCACCTTCAGAGGCAGACATCTGGTTTGCCGGAGATCCTGCTGCTGTGGGTCCGTCGAATACGCGGGTCCTGTGA
- a CDS encoding ParB N-terminal domain-containing protein — protein sequence MRAPSGFIELERTVASIRVGRRHRTELGDIDELAASIERDGLLQPITITPDGMLVCGARRLAAITRLGWKKVNVWVRSGISDRLGHLLAEQDDNALHKPLTQTEAAALYRELKTLMAEDAERRQAATMFSSDHQPGADGGGKFPPPSPGPRGKTREQAAAMIPGGASYKTLDKIGYLEQIAADPAQPTELRAHVTAELARIDAGAPVHPIYESVRATATTAQDQRETDLHQLASDALARAKNSKTKKHTPRPIPPSDGGGEPVRYPVRAFVLTWGELVDWWTHYDADHLAAELSDEQIESFLDTVAGTGRFADELRAAHDRQTSGDLAPVGGHLRAL from the coding sequence GTGAGAGCGCCATCGGGGTTCATCGAGTTGGAGCGGACGGTCGCCTCGATTCGGGTCGGACGCCGGCATCGCACCGAGCTGGGCGACATCGATGAACTTGCTGCGTCTATTGAGCGCGACGGGCTCCTGCAACCCATCACGATCACCCCCGATGGGATGCTGGTGTGCGGTGCACGCCGACTGGCGGCAATCACACGTCTCGGATGGAAGAAAGTCAACGTGTGGGTCCGCTCCGGAATATCCGACCGCCTCGGACATCTCCTGGCCGAACAGGACGACAACGCGCTGCACAAGCCACTGACGCAGACCGAGGCCGCCGCCCTCTACCGGGAATTGAAAACCCTGATGGCCGAAGACGCCGAACGGCGACAAGCAGCAACCATGTTCAGCAGCGACCACCAGCCGGGAGCTGACGGTGGTGGAAAATTTCCACCACCGTCACCCGGCCCTCGCGGCAAGACCCGCGAGCAGGCCGCGGCGATGATCCCGGGCGGGGCCTCCTACAAGACCCTCGACAAGATCGGCTACCTGGAGCAGATCGCCGCCGACCCCGCCCAACCGACCGAACTCCGCGCGCACGTCACCGCTGAGTTGGCACGCATCGATGCCGGCGCACCGGTGCATCCCATATACGAATCCGTCCGCGCCACCGCGACCACCGCTCAAGATCAGCGCGAGACTGACCTGCACCAACTCGCCTCCGACGCACTCGCCCGAGCCAAGAACAGCAAGACGAAGAAACACACACCCCGCCCCATCCCGCCCTCCGATGGAGGTGGTGAGCCAGTGCGGTATCCGGTACGGGCGTTCGTGCTCACCTGGGGCGAACTGGTCGACTGGTGGACCCACTACGACGCCGATCATCTCGCCGCCGAACTCAGCGACGAACAGATTGAGTCCTTCCTGGACACTGTCGCCGGGACTGGCCGGTTCGCAGACGAGCTGCGTGCCGCCCACGACAGACAGACCAGCGGCGACCTCGCGCCCGTCGGCGGTCACCTGCGCGCCCTCTGA